From Dioscorea cayenensis subsp. rotundata cultivar TDr96_F1 chromosome 13, TDr96_F1_v2_PseudoChromosome.rev07_lg8_w22 25.fasta, whole genome shotgun sequence, the proteins below share one genomic window:
- the LOC120275000 gene encoding AAA-ATPase ASD, mitochondrial-like produces the protein MINSESFAGVGSTIASLMFLWAVCKQYFPNQLENYFSKYYTKFITLIYPYIEISFPEYSGQRLKLSEAYTAIESYLSNTTSERAKRLKAEMGHDSDKLILSMAENEEITDEFRGVKLWWYSNKISSNRPTISFYPTDDDKRSYRLTFHRRHRALVNDSYLPLVIQQGKAIAVQKRKRKLYTNSSNFDYSEFRKLVWSHVAFEHPATFETLAMEPEMKLEIIQDLVKFSKSKEYYAKIGKPWKRGYLLFGPPGTGKSTMIAAMANLLDYDVYDLELTAVKDNSALRRLLLNTTSKSIIVVEDIDCSLDLSGKRKTGGDQQEGNKEEEEKKKAMGGPPGKEESKVTLSGLLNCIDGLWSACGGEKLIVFTTNHIEKLDPALIRRGRMDKHIELGFCGYEGFKVLAKNYLGVESHPLFDSIHELLKEKKMSPADVAENLMPKNESEDQADLCLQSLVKALKECKSENEKDEEEEGEQEKKKVKTDEEKSVNDVKVGDKETEENKED, from the coding sequence atgataaacagTGAGAGCTTCGCCGGTGTAGGCTCAACAATTGCAAGCTTGATGTTCTTGTGGGCAGTTTGCAAGCAATACTTTCCAAACCAGCTTGAGAACTACTTCTCCAAATACTACACAAAGTTCATTACTCTCATCTATCCATACATAGAGATCAGCTTCCCTGAATACTCTGGCCAACGGCTCAAACTCAGTGAGGCTTACACTGCTATCGAGTCCTACCTCTCCAACACCACCTCCGAACGCGCCAAACGTCTCAAAGCCGAGATGGGCCATGACAGTGATAAGCTCATCCTCAGCATGGCCGAGAATGAAGAGATCACTGATGAGTTCCGTGGTGTCAAGCTCTGGTGGTACTCAAACAAGATCTCGTCCAACAGACCGACCATATCTTTCTACCCGACAGACGATGACAAACGGTCTTACCGTCTGACGTTTCACCGGAGACACAGAGCACTTGTTAATGACTCTTATCTTCCTCTTGTTATCCAACAAGGAAAGGCCATTGCTGTgcagaagaggaagagaaagctTTACACCAACAGCTCAAACTTTGATTACAGTGAGTTTAGGAAGTTGGTTTGGAGTCATGTTGCGTTTGAGCACCCTGCCACGTTTGAAACCCTGGCCATGGAGCCTGAGATGAAACTTGAGATCATTCAAGACTTGGTGAAGTTTAGCAAGAGCAAGGAGTACTATGCCAAGATTGGGAAGCCATGGAAGAGAGGTTACTTGCTTTTTGGTCCTCCAGGAACTGGGAAATCCACTATGATTGCTGCCATGGCTAACTTGCTGGATTATGATGTTTATGATCTTGAACTCACGGCAGTGAAGGATAACAGTGCTTTGAGGAGGCTCTTGTTGAATACTACAAGCAAGTCGATAATTGTTGTCGAAGATATTGATTGTTCTTTGGATTTATCAGGGAAGCGCAAGACCGGAGGAGACCAGCAAGAGGGGAataaggaggaggaggagaagaagaaggccaTGGGTGGTCCTCCTGGTAAGGAGGAGAGCAAGGTTACTCTGTCAGGGTTGCTTAATTGTATAGATGGATTATGGTCTGCATGTGGTGGAGAGAAGTTGATTGTTTTCACCACCAACCATATTGAGAAGCTTGATCCTGCATTGATAAGGAGGGGAAGGATGGACAAGCATATTGAATTGGGATTCTGTGGGTATGAAGGGTTTAAGGTGTTGGCTAAGAATTATCTTGGAGTGGAATCTCATCCATTGTTTGATAGTATTCATGAGttgttgaaggagaagaagatgagtcCTGCTGACGTGGCAGAGAATTTGATGCCAAAGAATGAGTCTGAGGATCAAGCTGATCTTTGCCTGCAGAGTCTTGTTAAGGCTCTTAAAGAATGCAAGTCTGAGAATGAGaaagatgaggaagaagaaggagagcaagagaagaagaaggtaaaGACAGATGAAGAGAAGTCGGTGAATGATGTGAAGGTTGGAGATAAAGAAactgaagaaaacaaagaagattga